From a single Chlamydia muridarum str. Nigg genomic region:
- the guaB gene encoding IMP dehydrogenase produces the protein MREALTFDDVLLVPQYSEVLPQDACLTSSVSESLSLTIPILSAAMDSVTELSMATAMSVAGGLGIVHKNMDVNAQVAIVKQIKSQSTSSVIGGAVGIGQQGLERAEALVEAGIDTLVVDTAHGHSKLVLDTAFTIKKNYPVTLIVGNIVSKAAALCLAEIGVDAVKVGIGPGSICTTRIVSGVGLPQLTAIMDVAEALHDSSVRIIADGGMRYSGDIVKALAAGAHCVMLGSMLAGTDEAPGEIVQINEHSYKMYRGMGSLGAMKKGSAERYFQKNNAKKFVPEGVEGLVPYKGSLHDVLYQILGGIRSGMGYLGAHNLEELRQNAVFSRITHSGRSESHIHNLQYIQHAPNYQISK, from the coding sequence ATGCGCGAAGCTCTGACTTTTGATGATGTTTTATTAGTTCCTCAGTATTCTGAAGTTCTTCCTCAAGATGCTTGTTTAACTTCTTCTGTTTCAGAATCTTTATCTTTAACTATCCCTATCTTATCCGCAGCAATGGATTCCGTCACAGAGTTGTCTATGGCTACAGCCATGAGTGTGGCAGGAGGACTTGGGATTGTTCACAAAAATATGGATGTGAATGCACAAGTTGCCATCGTAAAACAGATAAAATCGCAAAGTACCTCTTCAGTAATTGGCGGTGCCGTAGGTATCGGTCAACAAGGTTTAGAAAGAGCAGAAGCTTTAGTTGAGGCAGGTATAGATACTTTAGTAGTCGATACTGCTCATGGGCATTCTAAATTGGTGCTTGATACAGCATTTACCATTAAAAAGAATTATCCTGTAACTCTCATTGTGGGGAATATTGTTTCAAAGGCAGCTGCTCTTTGTTTGGCTGAAATTGGTGTGGACGCTGTTAAAGTGGGGATTGGTCCCGGATCGATATGTACAACGCGGATTGTCTCGGGTGTAGGATTGCCTCAATTGACAGCAATTATGGATGTTGCTGAAGCGTTGCATGATTCTTCTGTACGTATCATTGCCGATGGGGGGATGCGCTATTCTGGAGACATTGTTAAAGCTCTAGCTGCTGGAGCGCATTGTGTTATGCTCGGTAGCATGTTAGCAGGAACTGATGAGGCTCCTGGAGAAATCGTTCAGATTAATGAACATTCTTACAAGATGTATCGAGGTATGGGTTCTCTCGGTGCTATGAAGAAAGGTAGTGCTGAACGCTATTTTCAAAAAAATAATGCTAAAAAGTTTGTTCCAGAGGGTGTTGAAGGGCTTGTGCCTTATAAAGGCTCTCTTCACGACGTTCTCTATCAAATTTTAGGAGGGATTCGATCAGGAATGGGCTATTTGGGAGCTCATAATTTAGAAGAATTGCGCCAGAATGCTGTATTTTCCCGAATCACTCATTCTGGAAGATCTGAAAGCCACATCCATAACTTGCAATACATTCAGCATGCTCCGAATTATCAAATCTCTAAATAA
- a CDS encoding phospholipase D-like domain-containing protein — MCSPCPRHLFPIVTDCPTCSTPPLRKRPLSSTTAAAVVVTQLFKYHRKDLSHRVIYDYDHGKNKTPRKIQCSSNRHSLATSSKTSCSSRKILRARRTGSSVPRPIAQQELITFISAQQKTNSNPLKSICKFIDRTHQNLHIQVFCFNHPTIIQHLVKAAAREVRVSVQYRDGTELEEACKDSTICLQKQSGRSLFHKKSMVGDSQRVLASSGNFTPDSTEQDINLSLLINDSELARHIETNQFVTRQIGNQFLVYIPIFRRNKDFRLAVRTIKKCIAQAKKTIVVVVYILTHPVILKSLQAAAARGVKVEVAVDTRESEQTQRTLERLQLSLPLRVRKPGAPRVHVKMCYIDNKILICGSANWSSAGLTRNREDLFVIRGLTETQRQSLSEIWQSVEEKTEPLTAQSLKRPREEEDDPGEGTSSGISSAGASAKKAKTQ; from the coding sequence ATGTGTTCCCCCTGTCCACGTCATCTCTTTCCTATAGTCACTGACTGCCCAACTTGCTCTACCCCCCCCCTCAGAAAAAGGCCTCTCTCATCGACAACAGCAGCAGCAGTCGTAGTAACACAATTATTTAAATATCATAGAAAAGATCTCTCCCATCGAGTTATTTATGACTATGATCATGGGAAAAATAAAACACCTCGCAAAATTCAATGTAGCAGCAATCGTCATTCGTTAGCGACTTCTAGCAAAACGTCGTGCTCATCCCGAAAAATTCTTAGAGCACGTAGGACTGGGAGCAGCGTACCCAGACCCATTGCACAACAAGAACTTATTACCTTCATTTCTGCTCAGCAAAAAACAAATAGCAATCCTTTGAAGAGTATTTGTAAGTTTATCGACAGAACACATCAAAATCTACACATTCAAGTATTCTGCTTCAATCATCCCACTATTATTCAACACCTTGTAAAGGCCGCTGCAAGGGAAGTTCGGGTATCTGTTCAATATAGGGATGGAACCGAACTTGAAGAGGCTTGTAAAGACTCTACGATTTGCCTACAAAAACAAAGCGGGCGATCTTTATTCCACAAAAAATCGATGGTTGGTGATAGCCAAAGAGTATTAGCAAGTAGCGGGAACTTTACCCCAGATTCTACTGAGCAAGACATCAATCTCTCACTGCTCATCAATGATTCTGAATTAGCGCGTCACATAGAAACAAACCAATTTGTAACGAGACAAATTGGTAATCAGTTTCTTGTCTACATCCCTATTTTCCGACGCAACAAGGACTTCCGATTAGCAGTTCGCACTATCAAGAAATGTATTGCTCAAGCAAAAAAGACTATTGTTGTTGTTGTGTACATCCTTACCCATCCCGTCATTCTTAAATCCCTTCAAGCTGCCGCTGCAAGGGGTGTAAAAGTAGAAGTAGCTGTCGATACTCGTGAAAGCGAACAGACTCAGAGGACATTAGAACGATTACAACTTTCCCTTCCACTTCGTGTACGCAAGCCTGGTGCTCCACGTGTGCATGTCAAAATGTGTTATATTGACAACAAAATTTTAATTTGTGGATCTGCTAATTGGTCATCTGCAGGACTAACAAGAAACAGAGAAGATTTGTTTGTCATTCGAGGTCTAACAGAAACTCAACGCCAATCCTTATCAGAAATATGGCAATCTGTGGAAGAAAAAACAGAACCGCTAACTGCACAATCTTTGAAACGTCCTCGAGAAGAAGAGGACGATCCTGGAGAAGGGACTTCGAGTGGAATAAGTAGCGCAGGTGCTTCAGCTAAAAAAGCTAAAACTCAGTAA
- a CDS encoding adenosine deaminase, whose product MVDKKFFFIIQQLSLLTSELSDDTPCTDQFIKGLPKADIHVHLPGTISPETAWELGVRNGLIKWKNNQWVSPAFSNGNPHKSYAEIFRNFESIRYERDPNVSLLKYAIITRDFASFDRIMATVQGHRHPPGGIQNENDLWLVLQNYLKQCIQDNIIYTEVQQNIRIAYVIYPSLKPLEARLRLYDLFSRASQLFLSQGITLRFLNCFNKTGSSNLQQSTQQRSEEAASWLDEAASFFPNLFVGLQSAGAESCPEAAPTKLTSGYHHAYENGFGCEAHAGEGTGFLYLNQTIQALPIQRIAHGFQAIEHVPTIHAIQEKNITLVMAPAINLVLGASLHQYSGLEKISKTMINNLDEHPFFALFRDHKLSVTLSSDNPQMGGTSVQNTMLLLSGFSADEDSHLTHVTSSPLTFKEIIQLNVEAIVSSFVDVDTKIMLLNSIHEYLSTYLKIKKDYNLLEGKAFL is encoded by the coding sequence ATGGTCGATAAGAAGTTTTTTTTTATTATCCAACAGTTGTCACTGTTAACATCTGAGTTGAGCGATGACACTCCTTGTACGGATCAGTTTATTAAAGGCCTCCCTAAAGCGGATATTCACGTGCATCTTCCAGGAACTATTTCTCCAGAAACGGCTTGGGAGTTGGGAGTCAGAAATGGTCTGATAAAGTGGAAGAATAATCAATGGGTATCTCCAGCTTTCTCGAATGGGAACCCTCACAAGAGTTATGCTGAAATATTCAGAAACTTTGAGAGTATTCGCTATGAGCGGGACCCTAATGTTTCTTTATTAAAATATGCTATTATCACCCGTGATTTTGCTAGCTTCGATCGGATTATGGCTACCGTACAGGGGCATAGACATCCTCCGGGAGGAATCCAGAATGAAAATGATCTGTGGCTTGTTCTGCAAAATTACTTAAAACAATGCATACAAGATAATATCATTTATACCGAAGTTCAACAAAATATCCGCATAGCTTATGTAATCTATCCTTCGCTTAAACCTCTAGAAGCTCGCTTACGATTGTACGATCTATTTTCTAGAGCTTCTCAACTTTTCCTGAGTCAAGGAATTACCCTTCGTTTTCTCAATTGTTTTAATAAAACCGGCTCTTCTAATCTTCAGCAATCTACACAACAACGTTCTGAAGAGGCTGCGAGTTGGCTCGATGAAGCCGCATCGTTTTTTCCTAATCTCTTTGTTGGATTGCAATCTGCCGGAGCAGAAAGTTGTCCTGAGGCAGCACCAACAAAATTAACTTCGGGTTATCATCATGCTTATGAGAACGGATTTGGTTGTGAAGCTCACGCAGGAGAGGGGACGGGATTTTTATATTTAAACCAAACAATACAAGCTTTACCTATACAAAGAATAGCCCATGGGTTTCAGGCAATTGAACATGTGCCAACGATTCATGCAATTCAAGAGAAAAACATCACACTTGTTATGGCTCCGGCTATTAACCTGGTACTTGGGGCTTCATTGCATCAATATTCTGGATTGGAAAAGATCAGTAAAACGATGATTAACAATCTTGATGAGCATCCTTTCTTTGCATTATTTAGAGACCATAAGCTCAGCGTAACATTGAGTTCTGATAATCCCCAAATGGGAGGAACTTCTGTGCAAAATACGATGTTGCTTTTATCTGGATTCTCTGCTGATGAAGATTCTCATTTAACTCATGTGACATCTTCACCTCTAACTTTTAAAGAAATCATTCAACTCAATGTGGAGGCTATAGTCTCTTCATTTGTGGATGTTGATACAAAAATAATGCTTTTAAATAGTATTCACGAATACTTAAGTACTTATTTGAAGATCAAAAAAGACTACAATCTGCTTGAGGGTAAAGCTTTTTTGTAA
- the guaA gene encoding glutamine-hydrolyzing GMP synthase gives MSNILILDFGSQYTNVLAKKIRLLSVFCEVLPWNTPLEKILQKSPSGLIFSGGPHSVYQNNSPEVDKEIYNSNIPILGVCYGMQLIARDFGSEVQGGKSEFGYTPIVFYPSELFKGLADQDAFHTEIRMSHCDCVVVPPKDFFVIASSQHCPIAAIECPKKKLFGLQFHPEVSDSQDIGDKILSNFVKHICQTSETWKIETIEKQLIQGIREKVGETERVLLGLSGGVDSSVLAVLLHNALGDRLSCVFVDTGLLRKNEVEEVKQQFSSLGLEILVVDASEKFFHDLSGIEDPEQKRKVIGAAFIEVFDEASKNLDVQWLAQGTIYSDVIESAKSCDATQVIKSHHNVGGLPEKLNLKLLEPLRFLFKDEVRALGKVLGLPDVLISRHPFPGPGLGVRVLGEVRREYVEIVKNADSIFIEELKKANLYHKVSQAFAVFLPCKSVAVKGDCRHYGYTIALRAVESTDFMTACWPSLSREFLNRCSSRIINEIPEVCRVVYDISDKPPATIEWE, from the coding sequence TTGAGTAATATTCTCATTCTTGATTTTGGCTCCCAATATACGAATGTTCTAGCAAAAAAAATACGTCTGCTTTCCGTTTTTTGTGAGGTTCTCCCTTGGAATACACCTTTAGAAAAGATTCTTCAAAAGTCTCCCTCAGGTTTAATTTTTTCAGGAGGACCACATTCGGTTTATCAGAATAATAGTCCAGAAGTTGATAAGGAAATCTATAACAGCAACATCCCTATACTTGGAGTGTGCTATGGCATGCAGCTGATTGCTAGAGATTTTGGAAGTGAAGTTCAGGGGGGGAAGAGCGAATTTGGTTATACACCTATAGTGTTTTATCCAAGCGAACTTTTTAAAGGTCTTGCTGATCAGGATGCTTTTCATACAGAAATTCGAATGAGTCATTGTGATTGTGTTGTTGTTCCTCCTAAAGATTTCTTTGTTATAGCGAGTTCTCAGCACTGTCCCATTGCCGCTATAGAATGCCCAAAGAAAAAACTTTTTGGTCTTCAATTTCATCCTGAAGTTTCAGATTCTCAAGACATAGGGGATAAAATTTTATCAAATTTTGTGAAGCATATTTGCCAGACTTCAGAAACTTGGAAAATTGAAACAATAGAAAAACAACTTATTCAAGGCATTAGAGAAAAAGTGGGAGAAACAGAACGTGTCCTTCTCGGCCTATCTGGAGGCGTAGATTCTTCTGTTTTAGCTGTTTTACTTCATAATGCTCTAGGTGATCGTCTGTCTTGTGTCTTCGTTGATACTGGACTATTACGAAAAAATGAAGTGGAAGAAGTTAAACAACAATTTTCTTCTCTAGGGTTAGAGATCCTTGTGGTAGATGCTTCTGAAAAATTTTTCCATGACCTATCCGGAATAGAAGATCCTGAGCAAAAACGTAAAGTCATAGGAGCCGCCTTTATCGAAGTTTTTGATGAAGCCTCTAAAAATCTCGATGTTCAATGGTTAGCTCAGGGGACTATTTATTCTGATGTAATTGAATCTGCAAAATCTTGTGATGCAACACAAGTAATCAAGTCTCACCATAATGTAGGTGGACTTCCAGAAAAGTTGAATTTGAAGCTTTTAGAACCTCTGCGTTTTCTTTTTAAAGATGAAGTCAGAGCTTTAGGTAAAGTTCTGGGTTTGCCGGACGTCCTAATATCCCGACATCCTTTTCCTGGTCCTGGTTTAGGAGTCCGAGTTCTTGGAGAAGTTCGTCGGGAATATGTAGAAATAGTAAAAAACGCGGACAGCATTTTTATTGAAGAACTAAAAAAAGCGAATTTATACCACAAGGTTAGCCAAGCATTTGCTGTTTTCTTGCCATGTAAATCTGTTGCTGTAAAAGGTGACTGCCGTCATTACGGTTATACGATAGCTTTACGTGCAGTAGAATCTACTGATTTTATGACAGCATGCTGGCCATCTTTATCTAGAGAATTTCTTAACCGTTGTTCCTCACGTATCATTAATGAAATCCCTGAAGTTTGCAGGGTAGTTTACGATATTTCCGATAAACCACCGGCAACTATTGAGTGGGAATAA